The Microbulbifer sp. YPW1 genome contains a region encoding:
- a CDS encoding sodium:proton antiporter, with translation MEGVTTLVGQGLYMAVAAVVGLAIARILKRGNTLGCLIAGVLAGVLLPVLDYDTGLRAENIHQMVFFVILPVLIFESAWKIDPDVLFRWLGPILLFATLGVLICGLITAVLVYYGVHHPTGFPWIAALLTGAILAATDPVSIIARMRQSHANEELLTLVEGESLFNDAVAVVLFSFILGIASHSVMEGAVATGETVAGAGSFALYFSVLFFGGLAVGTLCGLLTAIVILFLGSAGAALVVLVLAAFGSFYLGEHVVGVSGILSVMVCAIVSRACLREQQETYLTHASPTWEWLGLLFNALIFVIMGLVITFEMFTDQWLAMIIAIVAAIGARGLAVFMLSPLARFVGPPIPQSWRLILSWGGLRGVIAVALVLSLPTELPYWWTVQSMVFGVVLFSLLVQGTTSARLIRKLGL, from the coding sequence ATGGAAGGGGTAACCACTCTGGTGGGGCAGGGCCTGTATATGGCGGTGGCCGCGGTAGTCGGCTTGGCCATTGCGCGGATACTGAAGCGCGGCAATACACTGGGCTGCCTGATTGCTGGTGTGCTCGCCGGTGTTCTGCTACCGGTACTCGATTACGATACCGGGCTGCGTGCCGAGAATATTCACCAGATGGTGTTTTTCGTGATTCTGCCGGTGCTGATTTTTGAATCTGCCTGGAAGATTGACCCGGATGTCCTGTTCCGCTGGCTGGGGCCGATTTTGCTTTTCGCCACGCTGGGGGTGCTGATTTGCGGGCTGATCACGGCGGTGTTGGTGTACTACGGTGTCCATCACCCCACAGGCTTCCCCTGGATCGCGGCGTTGCTCACCGGGGCCATTCTTGCGGCCACCGATCCTGTTTCGATTATCGCGCGGATGCGCCAGAGCCACGCCAATGAGGAGTTGTTGACCCTGGTGGAAGGGGAGAGCCTGTTCAACGATGCAGTGGCGGTCGTTCTGTTCTCTTTTATTCTGGGCATTGCCAGCCACAGTGTGATGGAAGGTGCGGTGGCAACCGGCGAGACGGTTGCCGGTGCCGGCAGTTTTGCGCTGTATTTCTCGGTACTGTTTTTTGGCGGGCTGGCGGTGGGCACACTGTGTGGCCTGCTCACTGCAATCGTCATTCTTTTTTTGGGGTCGGCAGGTGCGGCGTTGGTGGTGCTGGTGCTGGCCGCGTTTGGCAGCTTTTATCTGGGGGAGCATGTGGTGGGTGTTTCGGGGATTCTTTCGGTGATGGTCTGTGCGATTGTTTCCCGGGCCTGTTTGCGCGAGCAGCAGGAAACCTATTTAACCCACGCGTCGCCGACCTGGGAGTGGCTTGGCCTTCTGTTCAATGCGCTGATCTTTGTGATCATGGGCCTGGTGATTACCTTCGAGATGTTTACCGATCAATGGCTGGCGATGATCATCGCGATTGTGGCGGCAATCGGTGCGCGGGGATTGGCAGTATTCATGCTGTCCCCGCTGGCCCGCTTCGTAGGGCCGCCCATTCCGCAGAGTTGGCGCTTGATTTTAAGCTGGGGTGGTTTGCGCGGCGTGATTGCGGTGGCGCTGGTGCTGTCGCTGCCAACAGAGTTGCCTTACTGGTGGACAGTACAGTCGATGGTGTTTGGTGTGGTGCTGTTTTCCCTACTGGTGCAGGGCACAACCAGCGCGCGCCTGATCAGGAAGCTGGGGCTGTAA
- a CDS encoding FMN-binding glutamate synthase family protein encodes MDLQAVAAIYAFAVKVLQVFAMLFAFGLVVLVLYVVYLYLSDVSQTKQAIRRNFPVLGRFRYQFEHLGEFFRQYFFALDREEMPFNRAQRSWVYRAAKNVDSTLAFGSTRPLNQPGDIVFLNHPFPTLAKDAVPPREVTVGEGVARRPYTTRSIFNISGMSFGALSVPAVSALSRGAAKAGIWLNTGEGGLSPHHLEGGCDIVFQIGTAKYGVRDEEGRLSDDKLRAVAAHEQVRMFELKLSQGAKPGKGGILPGIKVTPEIAHVRGIPVGMDSISPNGHPEFRDVGGLLDMIGHIREVTGKPTGFKCVIGNSDWLHELCETIQKRGLDSAPDFITIDSADGGSGAAPQSLMDYMGLPINRSLPMVVDLITQYGLRDRIKIICAGKLLTPSMVAWALAMGADFVNCARGFMFALGCIQAMQCNKNTCPTGVTTHNPDLQQGLDPMDKAERVYHYAHNMEHEVGMLAHSCGVPEPRQLRRAHVEVINERGTPVPLSDLVPEVPPKSLIASDRGTQ; translated from the coding sequence ATGGATCTTCAGGCTGTTGCGGCGATATACGCTTTTGCCGTCAAGGTATTGCAGGTGTTTGCGATGCTATTTGCCTTCGGGCTGGTGGTGCTGGTGCTATACGTGGTGTACCTGTACCTATCGGATGTGAGCCAGACCAAGCAGGCCATCCGGCGCAATTTTCCGGTGCTGGGGCGGTTCCGTTATCAGTTTGAACACCTAGGTGAGTTTTTTCGCCAGTACTTTTTTGCCCTCGACCGCGAAGAGATGCCGTTTAACCGCGCCCAGCGCAGCTGGGTGTATCGCGCGGCAAAGAATGTGGATTCCACACTCGCTTTTGGTTCCACGAGGCCCCTGAACCAGCCCGGGGATATCGTATTTCTCAATCACCCGTTTCCCACCCTGGCCAAGGATGCGGTGCCGCCCCGGGAAGTGACCGTAGGTGAGGGTGTGGCCCGACGACCCTACACCACCCGCTCGATTTTCAATATTTCCGGTATGAGTTTTGGTGCGCTGTCGGTGCCGGCGGTCAGCGCATTGTCCCGGGGAGCGGCCAAGGCGGGTATCTGGTTGAATACCGGTGAGGGGGGGCTTTCTCCGCATCATCTGGAAGGCGGTTGCGACATCGTATTTCAGATAGGTACCGCCAAATACGGTGTGCGCGATGAGGAGGGTAGGTTGTCCGATGACAAGTTGCGCGCGGTGGCGGCGCACGAACAGGTCCGGATGTTCGAGCTGAAACTCTCTCAGGGTGCCAAGCCCGGCAAGGGCGGGATTCTCCCCGGCATCAAGGTCACGCCGGAAATTGCCCATGTGCGCGGTATCCCGGTGGGTATGGATTCTATCAGCCCCAACGGGCACCCGGAGTTTCGGGATGTGGGCGGGCTGTTGGATATGATTGGCCACATCCGCGAGGTCACCGGCAAACCCACCGGATTCAAGTGCGTGATCGGTAATAGCGACTGGTTGCACGAGCTTTGTGAAACGATTCAGAAGCGCGGCCTAGACTCTGCGCCGGACTTTATCACCATCGACAGTGCTGATGGCGGCAGCGGCGCGGCTCCCCAGAGTCTGATGGATTATATGGGGCTCCCGATCAATCGCAGCCTGCCCATGGTTGTTGACCTGATTACCCAGTACGGACTGCGGGATCGCATCAAGATCATCTGTGCCGGTAAGCTGCTCACCCCATCCATGGTGGCCTGGGCGCTGGCGATGGGTGCGGACTTCGTTAATTGTGCACGGGGTTTCATGTTTGCGCTGGGTTGTATTCAGGCCATGCAGTGCAACAAGAATACCTGTCCTACGGGCGTCACTACCCACAACCCGGACCTGCAGCAGGGCCTGGACCCCATGGACAAGGCGGAGCGGGTCTACCATTACGCGCACAATATGGAACACGAGGTGGGTATGCTGGCCCACTCCTGCGGTGTGCCGGAACCGCGCCAGTTGCGACGCGCCCATGTAGAGGTCATCAACGAGCGCGGCACACCGGTCCCGCTGTCCGACCTGGTACCGGAAGTGCCACCCAAATCCCTGATCGCCTCGGATCGCGGAACCCAATAA
- a CDS encoding PA0069 family radical SAM protein, with product MANDSPSNPRSTLKGRGAVSNLAGRFVDQVSSRESDGWEMALEPVERIETVAIEEKAKSIIATNSSPDIPFTQSINAYRGCEHGCVYCYARPAHAYMDLSPGLDFETQLFYKLNAAELLEKALRKKGYRCSPIAMGTNTDPYQPLEKDKRITRQILETLQHYRHPVTIVTKSQLILRDLPVLAEMAQDNLVHVGISVTTLDNGLKRKLEPRTAGPAARLRTIEALAAAGIPTAVMAAPIIPALNDAELEKILHSAHGAGAIHAAYILLRLPFEVAPLFRQWLQEHYPERAEHVMSIVQQSRGGKDNQSEFGQRQRGTGVFAQLLQQRFRVTCRKLGLNERKLDLDCTRFTLPPQSGDQQSLF from the coding sequence ATGGCCAACGATTCACCAAGTAATCCCCGCAGTACCCTCAAGGGCCGGGGTGCCGTCAGCAACCTGGCCGGTCGCTTTGTGGACCAGGTGAGCAGCCGCGAGAGCGATGGCTGGGAAATGGCGCTGGAGCCAGTGGAACGGATCGAAACCGTGGCCATCGAGGAGAAGGCGAAGTCGATCATAGCCACCAACAGCTCGCCAGATATCCCCTTTACCCAGTCCATCAACGCCTACCGTGGATGTGAACACGGTTGCGTGTACTGTTATGCCCGTCCGGCACACGCCTATATGGACCTGTCACCGGGGCTGGATTTCGAAACGCAGCTGTTTTACAAACTCAACGCAGCCGAATTGCTGGAAAAAGCGCTGCGTAAAAAAGGCTACCGGTGCAGTCCCATCGCCATGGGCACCAATACAGACCCCTACCAGCCACTGGAAAAAGACAAGCGGATCACCCGCCAGATACTGGAAACCCTGCAACACTACCGCCATCCCGTGACCATCGTCACCAAGAGCCAGCTGATTCTTCGCGATCTGCCGGTACTCGCGGAAATGGCCCAGGACAACCTTGTGCATGTGGGCATCAGTGTGACCACCCTGGATAACGGGTTAAAGCGCAAACTGGAGCCCCGCACCGCCGGGCCCGCGGCGCGCCTGCGTACCATCGAGGCTTTGGCCGCTGCCGGGATACCCACCGCAGTTATGGCCGCCCCCATCATCCCCGCACTGAACGACGCCGAGCTGGAAAAAATACTGCACAGCGCCCACGGTGCCGGCGCGATTCACGCGGCGTATATCCTGCTGCGGCTGCCTTTTGAAGTGGCGCCACTGTTCCGACAATGGCTGCAGGAACATTACCCGGAACGTGCAGAGCACGTCATGAGCATTGTGCAGCAGAGTCGTGGCGGCAAGGACAATCAGAGCGAGTTCGGGCAGCGACAACGGGGCACGGGAGTATTCGCGCAGTTACTGCAGCAGCGCTTTCGGGTAACCTGTCGCAAACTGGGGCTGAACGAACGAAAGTTGGATCTGGATTGCACTCGGTTCACTCTGCCGCCTCAGTCCGGCGATCAGCAGAGCCTTTTTTAA
- a CDS encoding GIY-YIG nuclease family protein codes for MSGWFVYLIRTKNGSLYTGVTRDVARRFEEHNSGGPKAAKALRGRGPLTLAFHCAMRSKSDALKLEVEIKRWPKRRKEQLIANGPAFLREVLGEDYQGMVVPS; via the coding sequence TTGTCTGGCTGGTTTGTTTATCTGATCCGCACCAAAAATGGCAGCCTGTATACCGGTGTTACCCGGGACGTGGCGCGCCGCTTCGAGGAGCACAACAGCGGTGGCCCGAAAGCCGCAAAGGCACTGCGCGGGCGCGGACCACTGACGCTCGCCTTTCACTGCGCCATGCGCAGCAAATCCGATGCCTTAAAACTGGAAGTGGAAATCAAGCGCTGGCCCAAGCGCAGAAAAGAGCAGTTGATCGCTAACGGGCCAGCTTTCCTGAGAGAAGTTTTGGGGGAGGATTACCAGGGAATGGTCGTGCCATCGTAA
- a CDS encoding SDR family oxidoreductase, whose protein sequence is MPGTILITGCNRGIGLEMTRQFAADGWQVVATCRNPSAAWELSELAEAHDNIEIHGLDVTDYAQMAELAKDLEGRSLDVLVSNAGYYGPKGVGLGSVDVEEWRKVLEANTIAPYKLVETFYPHMVNGHYKVVGILSSKVGSISDNGSGGGYIYRSSKTAVNQVAKSLSIDLAEQGIKVLALHPGWVQTDMGGPNALISVEESVAGLKKVLLEADETSSGHFYNYDGTTIPW, encoded by the coding sequence ATGCCCGGCACGATTCTCATCACCGGCTGTAATCGCGGTATCGGTCTGGAAATGACCCGGCAATTTGCCGCGGATGGCTGGCAGGTGGTCGCCACCTGTCGCAATCCTTCAGCTGCCTGGGAGCTCAGCGAGCTCGCCGAGGCCCACGACAATATCGAGATCCACGGCCTGGACGTGACCGATTACGCGCAAATGGCCGAGCTGGCAAAGGACCTGGAGGGCCGCTCCCTGGACGTCCTGGTCAGTAACGCCGGCTACTACGGCCCCAAAGGGGTAGGGCTGGGCAGTGTGGATGTGGAGGAGTGGCGCAAGGTACTGGAAGCCAACACCATCGCCCCCTACAAACTGGTGGAGACTTTTTACCCGCATATGGTGAACGGGCACTATAAGGTGGTGGGAATCCTCAGTAGCAAGGTAGGCAGTATCAGCGACAACGGTTCCGGTGGTGGTTATATCTACCGCTCCTCAAAAACCGCGGTAAACCAGGTGGCAAAAAGCCTTTCCATTGACCTCGCGGAGCAGGGTATCAAGGTGCTGGCATTGCACCCCGGCTGGGTACAAACCGATATGGGTGGCCCGAATGCGCTGATATCCGTAGAGGAGAGTGTGGCGGGATTGAAGAAAGTTTTGCTGGAAGCGGACGAGACTAGCAGTGGCCACTTCTATAATTACGATGGCACGACCATTCCCTGGTAA
- a CDS encoding DUF3301 domain-containing protein: protein MYYSLGDLVWLFLIGLAAWYFWAGMAAKDRVRRIVKSHCADTGVQLLDDTVMLARTRLKRDRSGQVRLQRQYEFEFTSTGERRYGGVAVLHGQRVSQIQLSPFHMS, encoded by the coding sequence ATGTATTACTCACTCGGCGACCTCGTGTGGCTATTCCTGATCGGCCTGGCGGCCTGGTACTTCTGGGCCGGCATGGCGGCAAAGGATCGCGTGCGCCGCATCGTCAAGAGCCACTGTGCGGACACCGGTGTACAACTGCTGGACGATACGGTGATGCTCGCCCGCACCCGCCTGAAGCGGGATCGCAGCGGCCAGGTGCGCCTGCAGCGACAGTACGAATTTGAATTCACCTCTACCGGGGAGCGCCGCTATGGCGGAGTCGCGGTGCTGCACGGCCAGCGCGTGAGCCAGATCCAGCTGTCTCCGTTCCACATGAGCTGA
- a CDS encoding DUF1653 domain-containing protein — protein sequence MQKGIYRHYKGNLYHLMEIATHSETGEQLAIYRALYDEFGVWARPLAMFSETVEKDGQTIPRFALEKALD from the coding sequence ATGCAGAAAGGCATCTATCGCCACTACAAGGGCAATCTCTACCATTTGATGGAAATCGCCACCCACAGTGAAACCGGGGAACAACTGGCCATCTACCGGGCTCTGTATGATGAATTCGGCGTGTGGGCACGCCCCCTGGCGATGTTTTCAGAAACCGTGGAGAAAGACGGCCAGACGATACCGCGCTTTGCGCTGGAAAAAGCCCTGGACTGA
- a CDS encoding trans-acting enoyl reductase family protein gives MNNKQILIYGAYGYTGELIARQAVAQGLKPILSGRSAAKLQPLANELDLPAIAVSLDDEETLVRTLRDVSVVIHCAGPFSATAEPMMRACIASGTHYQDITGEMAVYQQAHALEAEAKAAGIVLCPGTGFDVIPTDCLASALHKAMTSATHLTLGFDSDSGLSPGTAKTSIESLGVGGAVRRNGKIEVIPHAALTRKINFGRGEKFAVAIPWGDVATAYYTTEIPNIEVYIPMSPRRAKKMGHLNKFRWLLRMNWVQNWLKGKVDKKVRGPSENKRAEQQTWVWGEVRNDRRGERRVGRVVTANGYDVTVHGSIAVAQHLLGYMGLGGYYTPSKLCGQELVEKLPGSGAIKIGID, from the coding sequence GTGAACAACAAGCAGATCCTGATTTACGGTGCCTACGGCTATACCGGCGAGCTGATCGCACGCCAAGCGGTGGCCCAGGGCCTGAAACCCATTCTCTCCGGCCGCAGCGCGGCGAAGCTGCAGCCTTTGGCCAACGAGCTGGACCTGCCCGCCATTGCCGTCAGTCTCGACGACGAAGAAACCCTGGTGCGTACCCTGCGCGATGTATCCGTAGTCATCCACTGTGCCGGCCCCTTCTCCGCCACCGCAGAGCCGATGATGCGTGCCTGTATCGCCAGTGGCACCCACTACCAGGACATTACTGGCGAAATGGCCGTATACCAGCAGGCCCACGCCCTCGAAGCCGAGGCCAAGGCCGCGGGTATCGTACTTTGCCCCGGCACCGGCTTTGATGTGATTCCCACCGATTGTCTGGCGTCAGCCCTGCACAAGGCCATGACCAGCGCGACGCACCTCACCCTCGGATTTGATTCAGATTCCGGCCTGAGTCCCGGCACGGCCAAGACCTCCATCGAGAGCCTGGGTGTGGGCGGCGCGGTGCGCCGCAATGGCAAGATCGAGGTGATTCCCCACGCCGCGCTGACTCGCAAGATCAACTTTGGCCGCGGCGAGAAGTTCGCGGTGGCAATCCCCTGGGGCGATGTGGCAACCGCCTACTACACCACCGAGATCCCCAATATCGAGGTATACATCCCGATGAGCCCGCGCCGGGCGAAAAAGATGGGCCACCTGAACAAATTCCGCTGGCTGCTGCGTATGAACTGGGTACAGAACTGGCTCAAGGGCAAGGTCGACAAGAAAGTGCGCGGTCCCTCGGAGAACAAGCGCGCAGAGCAACAGACCTGGGTATGGGGCGAAGTGCGCAACGATCGCCGCGGCGAGCGCCGGGTGGGCCGTGTGGTTACCGCCAATGGTTACGATGTGACCGTGCACGGCTCTATTGCCGTGGCGCAACACCTGCTGGGCTATATGGGGCTGGGCGGCTACTACACCCCGTCTAAACTTTGCGGCCAGGAGCTGGTGGAAAAACTGCCCGGATCCGGCGCGATCAAGATCGGCATCGACTGA
- a CDS encoding phosphatase PAP2 family protein yields the protein MRSLPITLKTVDVSLVLRMAERATRPASRRNYLLLSRSADGWLYLFSPLLIALVDTDAALRFFYACAAAYAIERSLYWTIKNTTRRNRPPEAIPGLRSIIIANDRFSLPSGHTSGAFLFVTVLSQCLNPLWALGYFWAAGVGMSRVGLGVHFPTDVCAGALLGTCVGFAVSGFLM from the coding sequence ATGCGAAGCTTACCTATCACTCTGAAAACGGTAGATGTCTCCCTGGTCCTGCGTATGGCCGAACGGGCGACACGGCCGGCCTCCCGCAGGAACTACCTGCTGCTCTCCCGCTCTGCCGACGGCTGGCTGTATCTGTTTTCCCCCCTGCTGATCGCGCTGGTGGATACCGACGCTGCACTGCGATTCTTTTACGCATGCGCCGCGGCCTACGCCATTGAACGCTCACTCTACTGGACCATCAAGAACACCACCCGACGCAACCGCCCGCCGGAAGCCATTCCCGGGCTGCGCTCGATCATCATCGCCAATGATCGATTCAGCCTGCCTTCCGGCCACACCTCCGGCGCCTTTCTGTTTGTCACCGTGCTGAGCCAGTGCCTAAACCCCCTGTGGGCCCTGGGTTACTTCTGGGCCGCCGGTGTGGGCATGTCGCGGGTGGGGCTCGGTGTGCACTTCCCCACCGATGTATGCGCGGGCGCGCTCCTCGGAACCTGTGTGGGCTTTGCGGTCAGCGGTTTCCTTATGTGA